Part of the Vigna unguiculata cultivar IT97K-499-35 chromosome 3, ASM411807v1, whole genome shotgun sequence genome, taaaaattaaaattgtattttgacTCAGATTTCTTCACtcttatcttttattctttttatacgGTTTAGTATAgattattgatttaaaaaaaagtaatacattaattaataatttacattaaaattgatCGAGAAATATAGGATGAGAGATTTTTTATGCATGTGCCCAGaaaatttctttatctttcctgGTTTTAAGGCACACTGCTGAAAATGATCAAGTTGgtaaaatttattactttaaatacGTTTTTGTCTTTATTAAGAATCAAATCTTTTATAAGATGTTGTTGCAATgtgaagaaacaaccatcctaaAATATACCAATGGTATTGAAgcataaaaaaagtatatcttcatcgaaaattaattaaaaaccgTACAAAAACTAGATTAGTGAGTAAAATTACCATAAAAGTATCAATACATGGATATCAGATGACTAAGGTGTTGGGGAAAATAGtgctgattttttttattttttttatttgaaggaATATTTTTACGCGTAAAGTTATAATATTAGTATTTCAGTACAATTGCAATTATTAAGCGAGAAGTCCTTctacaaaattttattctaaacatgaaagtttaattatttcacGTTAAATCATAGAggtctcatttttttatcaaaatttcaagTAGGTCCCCCTATTTTCATTttactcaattgagtccctattttttaaaattcgttgCAATTAGTTTCTTTCCGTTAGTTGTCCAGTAACGgtgttaattatgtgtcacGTGTGAGCACGTggttcttttaaaattttttaaatttaattttttttttaaattcaaattgccacgtgtcaatctgacattgtgccacgtgcCAAAGACGGTGTGATCTGGCAGtggcagtgccacgtgtcactattggatGTCAAAAGTCCCAATGTAGTccctgtatttattattttgtttcaatttggtccctatttttttaaaactaaatcaatttcatccctatatcaaatctaatttttatataaatttacaatagtatttttattataattgatatttttaacaaaattaagtttatttaaatatatattttgcattgaactttatttaaatattgtttcaaatatttatatgtcaataatttttatacttctAATATTGACAAATGTTggaattgttataatttttttttttaaattttatatttgaatttataaagtttttatttttaaaaaagctctaatatttatctataaattatggatatataaatatttaaattaaaatttaaataaatatcagtgtaaaatatacatttaaataaatttaattttgttaaaaatatcaactataataaaaataccattgtaaaatttatataaaatttaaatttgatataggatgaaattgattaagttttaacaaaattgggaccaaattgagacaaaataacaaatataaagactacattgagacttttcacattcaatagtgacacgtggcactgccactgtcacatcacattgtctctgccacgtggcacaatgtcagattgacacgtgacaattatatatttttttaaaaaattataaaaaaaattaaaaatttaaaaaattttaaaaaattttaaaaaaattataaaaaaatcaaaaaaaccacgtgctgacacgtgacatataATTAGCACCGTTACTAGAcaactaacggaaaggaacCGATTGCcacgaattttcaaaaataggaaCTCAATtgagttaaataaaaatgaggagacctacttgagatttcgtTACAAAAATGGGACCTCCAACATGatttaaccattattttaaaataaaacgaTTTCACGACCAATTCTTCTTCGTCAAAAGATCAAGTAAGTTCTATTAATAAGATCTGTTAAAACGACTAACCCCTTCACTTAGtacattattaattgaaattaattatacattataaCCGTTGGCCAAATTCATTATGGTGTGCGTGTGCGCTGAATTAAATAATAAccgtatttattatttatttctttaattcatttgagtcatgaaactaatattttttagggTACATTACTTTTTGTCtgattttaaaaactaattgcAGTATTTAGTGAAAACATGTGACAAATAGTATTAAAAGCATGATATCATGTGTAGGTTGACACCGAAGTAGATGGCTTGATCATGATTCCTTGATTCTTTTGGTATGAAGGGCAAAGATATACTCAATCAATTTTCTATAGCTGCTCAACACATGAAGTTTTCAACTGTGACACAGTAGAATAAACCATCAAATAGATGGAGACAAAACTACAAAGAGAGCATGCAAAAAGTTAAAATGGTTCTTGCCAATAAAAAACATCATATGACGATTCCAACTGAAATCCTACGGGTTGGCAAACGTAATGTTGTATGGTCGTTTGATAACTTGGGACTAAACATGGTAAATAAGTTTAAAGGTGTGTTTCTTTGTAGGGATAAATTTGAGGGAGAGTgtaaagatgaatttgtgtgaaATTGAGTGGATGAATATGTGTGTTCTTTTAAGTGAATTTAGAGagtaaagtgagtgaatttggaGATAAATTTTATGGAAGTTAGTGAATGATTTAAGTGatatgatagataaaaaaattattttaatagataaaatatgaaaattaccaaaatgctcttgatgataaaaaataaaataattattaaatgagataaaaacattaaaatttaaaaatatttgaattattatacatatttatatatatatattattattattattattattattatcaataattatatatatatatatatatattatattttaacaagatttcagtaattattaattattataaacatattaattattaataacatttattttatatgcataattaattattatacttttaataatattttaattatattatatattatttaatattataatttattttatatataaaaaataaattataataataaataatatatatagatatatatgtatatttaataaataatgtaataatatatatttttatgtataataaaaataattattattaataatatttatatataataattaataatgataaaatatgttaaaaggtatgataatttaaaaatgtggTAAGGATAATATCGTAAACTATTATCAATTCACTGCAAATCTTATGAGAGGTGAGATAGTATTATTAAACCATCTCACAAATTCATTAGCCCTTATCTTTACAAATTGTTTTAAAAGAACaccaaattttctttatatctcTCTTACCAAATCCACTCTGCAGTAGAATCTTATCAAACGAATATAGTGCAagtgtgtttttgtgtttttgaattAGCGCTTGAGCACACAAAAGTCACGTGAAGAATATTGAAAGTTACACTcgtttgacaacttttttttttttttttaatgtttcatTGAGGTTGTGTTCTTTTGTATGAATGGATTTGAGGGGGAGCGTGAAGATAAATTTGTGTAAATTTGAGTGGATGGATATGTGTGTTTTTTGAGTGGAGTTAGAGGATAAATTGAATGGAtttggaaataaattttatgaaagttagtaaATGACTTGAGtgatatgatatattaaaaaaaatattttaatagataaaatttgaagGTCACCAAAACACCCTTgatggtaaaataaaataaaataattattaaatgagataaaaacattaaaatttaacattattaattattatacatacatatatatatatatattattaattattatatatatatatatatatattatgaaataaattagtaaaaaatattaaattttaaaaattattatttaataaattttaataaaataattataaaaaattatattacattaaattattattattattattatttttataataatagtaattatttaaaagtgaaattaataatttatattattattaattattacatatatatatattaataattattattattatcatacatatattattattaatttattctattatatttatttatttatttattttatatatatatatatatatatatatatatatatatatatatatatatatatatatatatatatatatatatatatgaagtattcttgaaaagaaaaaaatatttattattataagtatttgATGTAtcatgagaaaaataaaaaatataaggagAAGAGATGACGaggttaaatttgtaaaagtcCTCTATATCATTTCAAATCTATGTCATTTGTGTGAGATGAGAATTTAATCTAATCCTGCAAATCTATATGCTCATTCGCTCTTAAATCGTTAGaaagaaacatgaaaaattTATGTTTCTGTCCGCACAAATCGGTGGATTGTTAAAATCCACTTAAATGAATATTCCGTGAGTATTAAAGAGGTGCAAACTGTGATTGCATTCAAAGCAACACCTTTAATGTTTTTCCGTTGCATGAAGTTTTAGTTTCATTCAATCAAACTAAACTTTTTCAACAGTAATCCAAACACATACTAAAGTCATAATATTTGTcaatataaacattttatttttgaagttgaaatatAAAAGTTAGGTCTATGTATCAATCTAAACATAATAAGTGAAAAAAGGAAGATTGCCCATATAAGCGAATAAAGGAAGATCGCGCCACTTACTTTAAGTTTAGTGTCACTTTCCAGTAATGATTTGTGTTGAGCGTTGCTTGTGTTTGAGAGCACATGCATATAGTGTAACATTTGGTGCTAGACTTGAAGATATTAAAATGGATTCCAACCCAAACCATCCCAGCCTCATCGTTCATGATGGaggtattttgaaaaaaaattcagcTTTTTTAAagatggactaaattgaacctgACTCACTAACCTGCATGTTAAATGGATTCAAGAAAGTTTGAAAGTGGATTCACTCATAATCCACCACCAACAAcccattattaattttttttataatttatttattataattatttactactttgaTTATGCAGacaatttgatttaaaaaaaatacaataataatgtttaataatgattgaataattttgatgtttaatttatttgtttgtcaagTTATGTTAGGtgacattttaattttcaactacTCTTTTTATAATAACATTAGGTGAAATACGTGAACACTTtgattatattgttataaaaaaaatgaatcgaGTCAATCTTTTTTGTTAtacaacaataaatatataaaatagtttgGGAAAACAAAACATCTCAAGTGAGTCAAGTCAATCCAATAACCTATTAATTTTTGGCAAGTCGAGTTACCAAAAGAGAAAAATGGAtcttttgtttttctagaaatgtgaaacccattttgaaagtttttttaCCCTTAGTATTTCCTTGAAGACCTCCACTTGttggaaaattttcaaatatgcCAAATATGTGATATGTAAGATCATATGATACATTCGCATAGTCAATTATTTCTATTGATGTGGTTCATTTgtcaatcaattttataattgttgcataaattttgataatgtaATCCCATATAATTGACAACAATTTATTATGGCAACTACTCTGTGATGGGCATAGAGCTCTCTCTGTAAGGGTCAGCAAATATGCTCTCTTTTACATTATGTTATACCATCAAAATTTAGAGAGTGAGGGTTTAAAACAAAAAAGCACATTAAAGATTTTTGTGACAATGGCAATGACTGAAGGTTAGTCCTTATTCATTTTTCCGCATGAGTTCTACACCACTCTCCTCTTTGGTTTTTCATTTCTTCCATCATTCATATTCTTATTGGGCTCTTAATGATAATGAAGAGCTAAACTCATTTTTGTTagaaatgttttaatataatttcaaaaataaataattaaaatactagtgttactaatatttttcatgGACTTGTAATTTTATGCGTTAATGCTATTTATTATTAAAgactatattttttatcacaatttATTCTTGTGTCTctcttttctacctataaataccacctaagTGCATCAGGAAAGACACAACAAACAGTAGATTCTTCTCAAAAGtcttattctttcttctctgtATTATATTTAAGACATTAATATTCATAATGTTCGGAGATCCTTTGCTGCATTCGATCGATCTAACAGGTTGTTGTATATTGGGAGAGAAGCATGTGATTTTGTTTTGCTATATGCAGTAAGGACGTTTTCTCTCTAAAGATAGCGttatgcgtgtctcaatccaaaatatttctactccttacctcatttattttttatctattattttttattattattatattatttcatattttaattattaatagtattatttgtttaatcattttctaacaatttTGTTGGAATTAGATGCAACCAAATAAACTCTCATGTAActgatattgtttttattagaaCTGTCAAAATCGGTAACTCGGTCCGACCCGACTCCCACCACaagttgatgatttagtgagccaacccaacccaacTCACTTTTTaatgagccaaaaaaattcaaacccaGCCCAACCCACTACGGGTTGacaggttaaacgggttggctcacgggttcacttaattaaaaaaaatatataattttttattttttcagtcaaaactaaattgtaattctaattaaaatctaaataaactttaatacaatccaaatacaaacaaaaataataaaaaaatacaaattatttatgtgttggatgaaaaaataacctaacatgacccaaatgtaaagtctaacttaataaagaaaataaaaaaatacttgtgtgacccttttatctgcgggttgatgggccaacccggctcaccacgggttcaacccgggtgagccgGGTTCTAGATGAGCCGGATCAAAAATTAAtccgtattaaaatttgtaaaaaaatttcaactcaacCCGACTCGAATACATGGTAAACCGAATTGGCTCGCGAATTCCAACTCATTTTGacagtttttatatatatatgcatgactttactcaattagaattttgtttttgtgtttaatGTTTGTTATAGTTTGATCATCatgtattaatatttgattaattagatattaaaaaatatcttttatagtCTATAAGTGCAACAAAATACctaataaaacattttactcattaattaagtttttgaaACTCGTGTTGTGAAAGCAAATTTGTTTAATAAGTTTTCAAtgaattaacttttaataaggAAACATAAAATCATCTATTGAGTAACACTGTAAGTTAACTTTAACATTAGATTGAAGAAAAGTTGAGTAATTATATACATGGGAGACTAACCCTAATAATAATCTACCGTATATGTCTAATCTATTTTTGAAGTTTaagtgtttgataaaaaaaactaaactattaGAAAAAGACCTAAAATTATTATACAACTAGAAATAGTCAAATACATTGAAGTTTTCTTTCATGACATTCACAAAagcaaacaataaaattattacgataaaagttaaaaaaataatttctgatgtcaaatgtaaaataattcattaaataaaacgAGTATCATTTAACAAGCTATAGAAAAACaaagttatataatttatataatatcaataacatctaaatatatttaattctaaaatgtcaaatattttaattttaatttgtttgaatttttaattaaactacATAAGGTCATTTGTCCAGCAGCAGAAGTTATTAAATCCTCGTAAGGTATGAGCCATGCTACCATACAAAAGTTACATCATAATCAATGTTGAGACACCGGTGGTGAATGCACGGAGATTTCATGATAAGATCAAAATCACTTAGTTCTAAAGATTGGGAGGCTAAAGCGCACATCTAAAAATTGGAATATCAAGATGACAAATTAAACATGCAGAGACAAAAATACGATTTAGggaaaataagaataatattatttttcattttttttccagaaaaaattatgttagatattattatatatgaattttgaaatctcTATGTGAACATTTACCgttacataaaaatttatttatatatatatatatatatatatatatatatatatatatatatatatatatatatatataaatacaaaaatacaacACCAAATTGATAATACAAATAACACTTCACAAGAAACATAcctattacaaaaaatatataaataaaatattaaatatcttatattgttctataaataaaagttaaattaattataatttatcatcataataatttttcttatgaaaaacataaattctttttttaaattacatatgtTTATACAAGTACAAACATTATCGTTATATTTCTCTTAGACTCTAAGGAGTCATTGATTGATCTAAACaagtatgataaattaaaaaaaaaattattcttcaaCCAAAGtctcttaaaattatatttcaaatacagtttaaaaacataaatgattCCACAAACTCGACATAAATTAAAGTTTCTactcctaaaaaataaaaaaaaactactaacatatttcatattaagttttttctcatactttttttttatttctatctttattatttctttaacaATAGTTTTACTGTAAGCATCAATTATAGTATAGAATTGAAAGTACAGATGGTacattaaataatgtaaaatttccTGTTATAgaatatcatttatttatttatttattttattattgagccATCTGTGAAGAAGACTATATAAAAAGATAACCAACCAATTTAACCATTTTCAATTAATGAATCTATGCTGGtgatttaaatattatgatatcCAACAACGTTCACATGATGGCTCACCAGTCCACCAGAGATTCCTTTGCGTACCAAGGTACGTGCCATGAAACAAGCCCCCCACTATTTCAAACGATTTTTCTAAAACATTGCAAGTGGTCCCCTATGCTTGCTCTTTAACCACTGCACCACTCATGCCACTCatatataattctataaattctctttcttcattcgtattttcaaaataacttCTTCTTATTCAATAATCATGAATAAAATTTCAACAGAGTAAAACTCACTTATTTAGGATAAGAAtagattaaaatgactaaaatcAAAAGACAAATGCTTTAATATTTAGTATCGTGAATCTAAATAGGAATAACACTTGTGAAGAGCCAAAACAAAATAGCGAGGGAAGTTATAGAATGCATAGTTTCCGAGGCTGAGCCTTTTTGCAACAAGTTAAATCCCATTTTCCCGTAATGGACCATGCTGCTTTATTGTTGGTCCACTACGGCATTACCTCTCTCTAACCGGTTCAGTCTAATGATGTTTTACATCGCATCGCATATGTAGCAACTATTTCTAGTTTTCTTCTACTTCTAAGTTCTACATATGAAGCAAACAACAAAGATTAGATTTACTACGATATTTAATACACTGAATTCATGGTCTTTATTGCATCTCAGTCTTCTGCATCCTCTACATAAACTGCATCAGTCGTACTCTCAGATTTCCTGCCAGTTCCTTCACGCTCATGTTGAATTCATCCTCCATCTGCCATAAAATCAAACAAACCAACACTTGTTAACAATCTCACCTATCTTATGTGAAATTTCAaacatcttttttaaaaatccattaaatttaaaaaagttatttttaagggaaatgattttttaatagtaaCAGTAGTAAGGTACCTCGGCCACGATGGTTGTGTCGAGAACAGAGGAACCGAAAGATAAGGCGCTGCTATTGATGACTGAGAGATGAAGTTTCTCTATCTCTCTAAAAATGTTGGCCAGCACTACCTTTTCTTTCTCGCAGAGGATTCGAATCAGCACGTTCCTCTTTGACACCCTTGCTTCGACTTCTGGCAgtaaaagatttattttggaTGAGGGATCTTCAGAATTTCCGAACTCACAGGAATTTGATGAAGTGTCTGAGACATCCTCGTCCTCCTGAGCTTTCTTCCCACGCGTCACCGGTTCCTGCCTTTTCCTTTTGCCCTGTTCCTCCATCACTTTCACTTTTTCCTTCAGCTCCTTCACGTACCTTATAGCTTCCACCAATACAGACACCTTGTCCATCTTCAAACAAATTACAGTTCCTTAGTGCCATAATACAAATATATCTAtctgtatatatatttacatgtttGAGTAACATGATTTCAAAGCTTGAAcactataaaaagaaaaatgaaccTTTTTGAGGTCTGGAATAAGGGATGAGAGGGCTATGAACTGCTGGCTAATCTTTTCTCTCCTCATTCTCTCCGCGATTATGTGATCTTGTGTGTGATGAGAAGATCTGGCTGATGAGCCCGTTTTCTTGCTCTCCTGAGTAACACGTTTTGGTTCATTCTTCGAAGGCAGAGATATCCCACGATTCGCAACCTTGGTTTCTGGCTTTATAGCCGATTCAACCTTTGTTGTTGGTGGATTGGTGTTGTCAAAGGAAAGAATATAGGAGCAGGGTATGGAAGCTTTCATTTGTGAGAGTTGGTCTGTTTTGGCAGAGTTTGAAGTGCATGTCTTGAGCAACTTCAAAGGCCTCTCTTCTATGCCACTCTCAGAGTGACTCTCAGTGGAAAATGAGCTCTGCGGGTTCTCTTCTAATGCAGTGGCTATATCACATGGAGATGCTAAACTTCCATTCACATCCTCCACCTTTATGTCTGATTGACCGATGAAACTGTAATCATCTGGCTCCTGCAACAATGTACTGA contains:
- the LOC114176986 gene encoding transcription factor bHLH18-like; the encoded protein is MTSMEESWTSWLCDMEPDDYSFIGQSDIKVEDVNGSLASPCDIATALEENPQSSFSTESHSESGIEERPLKLLKTCTSNSAKTDQLSQMKASIPCSYILSFDNTNPPTTKVESAIKPETKVANRGISLPSKNEPKRVTQESKKTGSSARSSHHTQDHIIAERMRREKISQQFIALSSLIPDLKKMDKVSVLVEAIRYVKELKEKVKVMEEQGKRKRQEPVTRGKKAQEDEDVSDTSSNSCEFGNSEDPSSKINLLLPEVEARVSKRNVLIRILCEKEKVVLANIFREIEKLHLSVINSSALSFGSSVLDTTIVAEMEDEFNMSVKELAGNLRVRLMQFM